In Pseudoalteromonas sp. MM1, a single window of DNA contains:
- a CDS encoding glycoside hydrolase family 15 protein — protein sequence MNKYNLITASLLTLGLTACGAQNTSTANESTTVQVKSAPGAPGVEPFWAYAGKSGIGTSYEQYQKGQYSDSAATGDVSKVWFSIAKGMITETMFGLIHQAQIKDMQFVVTGKDFTVSEADELDVSIDYLYKDAQGRPLSLAYKVTSTDKKGRFSLEKHIFTDPDGQTLFVRSIFNTELEGLKAYVSVNPYINNNGLDDFARTTEQGLVAWEDDNYLSLQSATPFKAKTVGFTGKSDGINALKTTQSLQNQYTNTGENAGNVSMLAELGEISANTTFDLALSFGNTQQQSIQQGEQSLAKGYQAVLDHYNGIGEALGWEDYLQSLKPLNTMVEQTADNGKLLYTSAMVLKAQEDKTHAGALIASLSNPWGETVSAKEGSTGYKAVWVRDFYQVAMAFMALGDTATAKTAFEYLEKVQVNSKTPGNNGDTGWFLQKTHVDGELEWVGVQLDQTAMPIMLAWKLHKANVLSDEELKSWYGKMLKPAADFLVDGGLAKILWNDTQITPPATQQERWEEQEGYSPSTTAAIVAGLITASDIATLSGDDKNAKRYLATAKKYNNDIESQMFTTKGNLKGDNSDGEYFIRIGQDTDANSDTKINANNGREGFNKKQILDGGFLELVRYGVRGANDESIVKTLPEYDDETLEDNLQVKYSFSFDDGSGTFAGYRRYGNDGYGEDEVIGTNYAEGGSNTPGQRGRVWPFFTGERGHYEIAAANANNALNDAKQAQIKNSYVKGLEQFANNGLMLPEQVWDGVGVNKAGYKLGEGTNSATPLAWTHAEYVKLVRSLSDKQVWDHYPVVEKALK from the coding sequence ATGAATAAATATAACCTTATAACCGCCTCACTTTTAACATTAGGCTTAACAGCTTGTGGCGCACAAAACACAAGCACAGCTAATGAAAGCACCACAGTACAAGTTAAATCGGCACCTGGCGCACCAGGTGTAGAGCCATTTTGGGCTTATGCAGGTAAAAGCGGTATTGGTACGTCTTACGAGCAATACCAAAAAGGCCAGTACAGTGATTCAGCTGCAACGGGGGATGTGTCTAAAGTATGGTTTTCAATTGCTAAAGGTATGATCACCGAAACCATGTTTGGGCTTATTCACCAAGCGCAAATAAAAGATATGCAGTTTGTTGTAACAGGTAAAGACTTTACCGTTAGTGAAGCTGATGAATTAGATGTCAGCATAGATTACTTATACAAAGATGCACAAGGCCGCCCACTTTCGCTTGCTTATAAAGTAACAAGCACTGATAAAAAAGGCCGCTTTAGTCTAGAAAAACACATATTTACTGACCCTGACGGGCAAACCCTGTTTGTACGCAGCATATTTAATACTGAGCTTGAAGGACTAAAAGCGTATGTGTCTGTTAATCCGTACATTAATAATAACGGCTTAGATGACTTTGCTAGAACAACAGAGCAAGGGCTAGTTGCATGGGAAGACGATAATTATTTATCACTTCAATCAGCAACTCCTTTTAAGGCTAAAACAGTTGGCTTTACAGGTAAAAGCGATGGCATTAACGCACTTAAAACAACGCAATCTTTACAAAACCAGTACACAAATACTGGCGAAAATGCTGGTAATGTAAGCATGTTGGCTGAGCTTGGTGAAATAAGCGCTAACACCACCTTTGATTTAGCATTGAGTTTTGGAAATACGCAGCAGCAAAGTATCCAGCAAGGCGAGCAAAGCTTAGCAAAAGGCTACCAAGCAGTGCTTGATCACTATAATGGTATAGGTGAAGCGCTCGGCTGGGAAGATTACCTACAAAGCCTAAAACCGCTTAATACCATGGTTGAACAAACTGCCGATAACGGCAAGCTTTTATACACCAGCGCCATGGTTTTAAAAGCACAAGAAGATAAAACACACGCCGGGGCATTAATTGCCTCTTTATCTAACCCTTGGGGCGAAACGGTTTCAGCAAAAGAAGGCTCAACCGGTTATAAAGCGGTATGGGTGCGTGACTTTTATCAAGTAGCTATGGCATTTATGGCACTTGGCGATACTGCCACAGCTAAAACAGCATTCGAATACCTTGAAAAAGTACAAGTAAACAGCAAAACACCAGGTAATAACGGCGATACAGGCTGGTTTTTACAAAAAACACATGTAGATGGTGAACTTGAATGGGTAGGTGTACAGCTTGATCAAACCGCTATGCCTATTATGCTCGCCTGGAAGTTACATAAAGCTAATGTACTTAGCGATGAAGAGCTAAAAAGCTGGTACGGCAAAATGTTAAAACCCGCGGCCGATTTTTTAGTTGATGGCGGCCTTGCTAAAATTTTATGGAACGACACGCAAATTACACCACCTGCAACCCAACAAGAACGCTGGGAAGAGCAAGAAGGTTACTCACCTTCGACTACTGCGGCAATAGTCGCAGGCCTTATTACCGCCAGTGATATTGCAACACTAAGTGGTGATGATAAAAACGCAAAGCGCTACCTCGCAACGGCTAAAAAGTACAACAACGATATTGAATCGCAAATGTTTACCACTAAAGGTAACTTAAAAGGCGATAATAGCGATGGTGAATACTTTATTCGTATAGGCCAAGATACCGATGCAAATTCAGACACTAAAATTAACGCTAATAATGGCCGCGAAGGGTTTAATAAAAAGCAAATACTAGATGGCGGGTTTTTAGAACTAGTACGCTACGGCGTACGTGGTGCTAACGACGAAAGCATTGTTAAAACACTGCCTGAGTACGATGACGAAACGCTTGAAGATAACCTGCAAGTTAAATACAGCTTTAGCTTTGATGATGGAAGCGGCACATTTGCGGGCTACCGCCGATATGGTAACGACGGCTACGGCGAAGATGAAGTAATAGGCACTAATTACGCAGAGGGCGGCAGCAATACACCAGGGCAACGCGGTCGTGTATGGCCATTTTTTACAGGTGAACGTGGCCACTATGAAATAGCTGCAGCCAATGCAAACAACGCCCTTAATGATGCAAAACAAGCCCAAATTAAAAACAGCTATGTTAAAGGCTTAGAGCAATTTGCCAATAACGGCCTTATGTTACCTGAGCAAGTTTGGGATGGCGTAGGAGTCAACAAAGCAGGTTATAAGCTAGGCGAGGGCACTAATTCAGCAACCCCATTGGCATGGACACATGCTGAGTACGTTAAACTGGTACGATCATTGAGTGACAAACAAGTATGGGATCATTACCCAGTTGTAGAGAAAGCCTTAAAGTAG
- a CDS encoding LacI family DNA-binding transcriptional regulator, translating to MKGKATSFDIAHYAGVSQSTVSRALRNSPLVNEETRKRVHDIAKQLNYKVDKNASNLRTQQSSTLALLLFEDPTSDESQINPFFLSMLGSITRACAKEGYDLLVSFQSASADWQADYEDSHRADGIILLGYGDYIDFQPKFKTLLDQNTKFVCWGATVDNRPDLTVCCDNYGGGKLAAGHLIAHSRTDCAFIGDASDHSPEFFARFQGFKDELLANNVTINERKMANAISTEESGYHATRSLIANNIKFNALFAASDLIAIGAIRALKEANIKVPTDVAVVGFDNIAIASYINPPLTTIAQDTTVAGQMLVENLLKLIREEEVQSTLLPPVLIARGSS from the coding sequence ATGAAAGGTAAAGCCACCTCATTTGACATTGCCCATTATGCAGGGGTTTCACAATCAACGGTATCTCGTGCTTTACGTAACAGCCCCCTTGTTAATGAAGAAACACGCAAGCGCGTTCACGATATAGCAAAACAGCTTAACTATAAAGTTGATAAAAATGCCAGCAACTTACGTACCCAACAAAGTAGCACGCTAGCCTTATTATTATTTGAAGACCCTACTTCTGATGAATCACAAATAAATCCATTCTTTTTATCTATGCTGGGGAGCATAACCCGAGCGTGTGCAAAAGAAGGTTACGATTTACTGGTTTCGTTTCAATCAGCAAGTGCTGATTGGCAAGCCGATTACGAGGATAGCCACAGAGCCGATGGCATTATTTTACTCGGCTACGGTGATTACATAGACTTCCAGCCAAAATTTAAAACCCTGCTTGATCAAAACACCAAGTTTGTTTGCTGGGGCGCCACTGTAGATAACCGCCCTGACCTCACCGTATGCTGTGATAATTACGGCGGGGGTAAACTTGCAGCAGGCCATTTAATTGCGCATAGCCGTACAGATTGTGCCTTTATTGGTGATGCATCTGATCACAGCCCAGAGTTTTTTGCTCGCTTTCAAGGGTTTAAAGACGAGCTATTAGCTAATAACGTAACTATAAATGAGCGAAAAATGGCAAATGCAATTTCTACTGAGGAGTCGGGGTATCATGCAACACGCTCACTTATTGCTAATAATATAAAATTTAACGCATTATTTGCCGCCAGTGATTTAATAGCCATTGGTGCAATACGCGCCCTTAAAGAAGCTAACATAAAAGTGCCTACCGATGTAGCCGTTGTAGGCTTTGATAACATAGCTATTGCAAGCTATATAAACCCACCGCTTACTACCATAGCGCAAGACACCACCGTTGCAGGGCAAATGCTGGTAGAAAACCTACTTAAATTAATACGTGAAGAAGAAGTGCAAAGCACCCTTTTGCCACCGGTATTAATTGCTAGGGGTAGTAGTTAA
- the glk gene encoding glucokinase, with protein MSQNSSAQFTPILVADIGGTNARFALITDFNEQSNQFVIEHINIFPSANFGSLESALEQYLTTIPHVTPTRACLAVAGPIKAGQVHLTNLGWHFSVSEFKAHFNLTQLEVINDFAAFAYAAPYLDATQNITIKPGQADANANIGVMGPGTGFGAACLVRTAQSTAVLSSEGGHMTLAPVNELDSLLINELRKEHPHVSIETVFSGPGIAHLYKAMAAVKGIPAKNLDAAQISSLANSGECEVCDATLNQFCDWIGSVAGDLAVVYGALGGLFIGGGILPRMQSRLLESRFVERFSQKGVMSQYAGQIPVTLVTQDNIPLIGAGACLFNSK; from the coding sequence ATGAGCCAAAATTCGTCTGCCCAGTTTACTCCCATTTTAGTCGCCGATATAGGCGGTACTAACGCTCGCTTTGCATTAATCACCGATTTTAACGAGCAGTCAAACCAATTTGTTATTGAGCATATTAACATATTTCCCAGTGCTAATTTTGGATCTTTAGAAAGCGCGCTTGAACAGTATTTAACAACTATTCCTCATGTTACACCTACTCGCGCATGTTTGGCGGTTGCGGGCCCAATAAAAGCAGGCCAAGTGCATTTAACAAATTTAGGTTGGCACTTTAGTGTGAGTGAATTTAAAGCACATTTTAATTTAACACAATTAGAAGTCATTAATGATTTTGCAGCATTTGCCTACGCAGCGCCTTATTTAGATGCTACGCAAAATATTACAATTAAGCCAGGCCAGGCTGATGCAAATGCAAATATTGGTGTTATGGGCCCAGGTACAGGTTTTGGTGCTGCGTGCTTAGTGCGTACTGCGCAATCTACGGCAGTGTTAAGCTCTGAAGGCGGCCATATGACGCTTGCTCCAGTAAACGAGCTTGACTCTTTATTAATAAATGAGCTTCGTAAAGAGCATCCTCATGTGTCAATCGAAACTGTATTTTCAGGCCCTGGTATTGCACATTTATACAAAGCAATGGCAGCAGTGAAAGGGATTCCAGCTAAAAACTTAGATGCAGCGCAAATTAGTAGCTTGGCTAATAGTGGCGAGTGTGAAGTATGTGATGCAACACTTAATCAGTTTTGTGATTGGATAGGCAGCGTGGCAGGTGATTTGGCGGTAGTATACGGCGCATTAGGTGGCCTATTTATAGGCGGTGGCATTTTACCACGCATGCAAAGCAGATTATTAGAAAGCCGTTTTGTAGAGCGCTTTTCGCAAAAAGGGGTAATGTCGCAATATGCAGGTCAAATTCCGGTTACGTTAGTAACACAAGATAACATTCCGCTTATTGGCGCTGGTGCGTGTTTATTTAACAGCAAATAG
- a CDS encoding LacI family DNA-binding transcriptional regulator, protein MKKVTINSVASHAGVSKKTVSRVLNNEPNVSAATREKVLKVFKELDYTPNPIARGLAQNRSFIIGCLYDNPSKSYITRVQTGALAACKENNYNLLIHPCELRGDDLINDIEQLLQTSRLDGVVLTPPFGDFEKLANFLKAKKIPYARVASALLEDDSISVRSNDEQGAYEITEHLISLGHKSIAFIKGHPDHSATQQRFKGYRRALASHGIEFDERLVEEGNFSYHSGVDSARSILDLSPRPTAVFASNDYMAAAVLKLATQRQLRVPDDISIAGFDNAPIARHIWPGLTTIAQPVEEMTKQAVTQLISHISQPQEQPYQVTLESRLITRESTAAIK, encoded by the coding sequence ATGAAAAAAGTAACCATAAATAGTGTAGCAAGCCATGCTGGGGTTTCTAAAAAAACCGTGTCGCGGGTTTTAAATAATGAGCCTAACGTAAGTGCGGCTACGCGCGAAAAAGTGCTTAAAGTATTTAAAGAACTTGATTATACGCCAAACCCAATAGCACGAGGCCTTGCCCAAAATCGCAGCTTTATTATTGGTTGTTTATACGACAACCCCAGTAAAAGTTATATAACACGTGTACAAACGGGTGCGCTTGCTGCGTGTAAAGAGAATAACTATAACTTACTAATTCACCCATGCGAATTACGTGGCGACGATTTAATAAACGATATAGAGCAGCTATTACAAACATCGCGCCTAGATGGCGTTGTACTCACACCACCATTTGGTGATTTTGAAAAGCTTGCTAACTTTTTGAAAGCAAAAAAAATTCCGTATGCACGGGTTGCATCAGCACTGCTTGAAGATGATTCAATTTCGGTGCGCAGCAATGACGAGCAGGGCGCCTATGAAATCACCGAGCATTTAATTTCGCTTGGACACAAATCTATCGCCTTTATTAAAGGTCACCCAGATCACAGTGCAACTCAGCAGCGCTTTAAAGGTTACAGACGCGCTTTAGCAAGTCACGGTATAGAATTTGACGAGCGACTAGTAGAAGAGGGTAACTTTAGTTACCACTCAGGTGTAGACAGTGCGCGTAGTATTTTAGATCTATCACCAAGGCCTACGGCTGTATTTGCATCGAATGATTACATGGCGGCGGCGGTACTAAAGCTTGCCACACAACGCCAATTACGCGTACCGGATGATATATCTATTGCAGGGTTTGATAACGCACCCATTGCACGCCATATTTGGCCTGGTTTAACAACAATTGCACAACCTGTAGAAGAAATGACTAAACAAGCTGTGACGCAGCTTATATCGCATATTTCACAGCCGCAAGAACAGCCTTATCAGGTAACACTTGAATCACGTTTAATCACCCGCGAGTCAACAGCTGCAATAAAATAG
- the edd gene encoding phosphogluconate dehydratase — protein sequence MLHPRIEEVTQRVIERSKQTRQDYLDRISHAKKQTRVRAGLGCGNIAHVMAACSSDDKARLKADEQPNLAIINSYNDMLSAHVPYKDYPDLIKDLATKYDATAQVAGGVPAMCDGVTQGRDGMELSLFSRDVIAMSTAVSLSHDVFDGVFCLGVCDKIVPGLLIGALSFGHLPVFFLPAGPMQSGIPNKEKARIRQKFAQGLVSREDLLEAESASYHSAGTCTFYGTANSNQMLMEIMGLHLPGSSFINPYTELRDGLTGNAVETMLKQLTDDKESPCLADVISEKTIINGLVGLLSTGGSTNHAIHIVAIAKAAGIQVTWKDMSDLSEVVPLLTRIYPNGSADVNHFQAAGGMGFLMRELAGAGYLHTDVKTMLGEGLAPYMMEPRLDKDDSLIMSNSTGPSKVKWVDCPENSLDEEVLRPISNPFSKQGGLQLLTGNLGKAVIKVSAVATEHQVVTAPAKVFSSQGELQEAYSRGELNQDFIAVLKEQGPKAKGMPELHKLTPVMATLQDEGFKVAIVTDGRMSGASGKVPAAIHLAPEAVEGGIIAKILEGDLVTLDAPNGILKVHVSDEELAKRELQLSQPSLTFGTGRELFTGFRNIVSSADLGASAFGLE from the coding sequence ATGTTGCACCCTCGCATTGAAGAAGTCACCCAGCGCGTTATTGAACGCAGTAAACAAACCCGTCAAGATTATTTAGATCGTATTTCGCACGCAAAAAAACAAACAAGAGTTCGTGCCGGACTAGGCTGCGGAAACATCGCTCACGTTATGGCGGCATGTAGCAGCGACGACAAAGCGCGCTTAAAGGCTGATGAGCAGCCAAATCTTGCTATCATCAACTCATATAACGATATGCTTTCGGCCCATGTGCCATACAAAGACTACCCAGATTTAATTAAAGACCTTGCAACTAAGTACGACGCAACAGCACAAGTTGCTGGTGGCGTACCTGCAATGTGTGATGGTGTTACGCAAGGGCGTGACGGCATGGAACTATCGCTTTTCTCTCGCGATGTTATTGCAATGTCTACAGCGGTTTCATTATCGCATGATGTATTTGACGGCGTTTTTTGTTTAGGCGTATGTGACAAAATTGTCCCAGGTTTATTGATTGGCGCATTATCATTTGGCCACTTACCTGTGTTCTTTTTACCAGCAGGCCCAATGCAATCGGGTATTCCTAACAAAGAAAAAGCACGTATTCGCCAAAAATTTGCACAAGGCTTAGTAAGCCGTGAAGACTTGCTAGAAGCTGAAAGCGCGTCTTACCACAGCGCAGGTACTTGTACGTTTTATGGTACTGCTAACTCAAACCAAATGCTTATGGAAATAATGGGCTTGCACCTTCCTGGTAGCTCGTTTATCAACCCATACACAGAGCTTCGCGATGGACTAACAGGTAATGCTGTAGAAACTATGCTGAAGCAGCTTACAGATGATAAAGAAAGCCCGTGTCTAGCAGATGTGATCAGCGAAAAAACCATTATTAATGGTTTAGTTGGCTTATTATCTACAGGCGGCTCTACTAACCACGCTATTCATATTGTTGCCATTGCAAAAGCGGCGGGTATACAAGTAACGTGGAAAGACATGTCTGATTTATCAGAAGTTGTGCCACTACTTACGCGTATTTACCCTAACGGCTCAGCAGATGTAAATCATTTCCAAGCTGCAGGCGGTATGGGCTTTTTAATGCGTGAATTAGCCGGTGCAGGTTACTTGCATACTGATGTTAAAACAATGCTTGGAGAAGGCTTAGCGCCTTACATGATGGAGCCGCGTTTAGATAAAGACGACAGCTTAATTATGAGCAACTCTACAGGTCCTTCTAAAGTTAAATGGGTAGATTGCCCTGAAAACTCACTCGATGAAGAAGTGCTGCGTCCAATTAGCAATCCATTCAGTAAGCAAGGTGGCCTACAACTACTTACGGGTAACCTAGGTAAAGCCGTAATTAAAGTCTCTGCGGTAGCAACAGAGCACCAAGTAGTAACAGCCCCAGCTAAAGTATTTAGCTCACAAGGCGAACTGCAAGAAGCATACAGCCGTGGCGAGTTAAACCAAGACTTTATTGCTGTGCTTAAAGAGCAAGGCCCTAAAGCTAAAGGTATGCCAGAGCTTCATAAATTAACGCCAGTAATGGCAACTCTTCAAGACGAAGGCTTTAAAGTAGCCATTGTAACTGACGGCCGTATGTCGGGCGCATCAGGTAAAGTGCCTGCTGCTATTCACTTAGCACCAGAAGCTGTTGAAGGTGGCATTATTGCAAAAATTCTTGAGGGCGATTTAGTAACACTGGATGCGCCAAACGGAATATTAAAAGTACATGTTAGCGACGAAGAGCTTGCTAAGCGTGAACTACAACTTAGCCAACCAAGCTTAACCTTTGGTACTGGCCGAGAGTTATTTACTGGATTTAGAAATATTGTAAGCAGCGCCGATTTAGGTGCGAGTGCTTTTGGACTTGAATAA
- the eda gene encoding bifunctional 4-hydroxy-2-oxoglutarate aldolase/2-dehydro-3-deoxy-phosphogluconate aldolase, with product MSIEKILASAPVVPVVVIEKLEDAAPLARALYNGGLKALEITLRTPVAVEAVKLMKAEVPDAYVGTGTVVDKASFDASVEAGADFMVSPGVSDELLALAKNSDIPFLPGAATASEVMQLASHGFKYLKFFPAEAAGGTAMLKSIGGPLPHITFCPTGGISLATAPNYLALNNVICVGGTWMLDKQLIENKDWQAIEALARQASEVK from the coding sequence ATGAGTATTGAAAAAATCTTAGCGTCGGCACCTGTGGTGCCAGTGGTTGTAATCGAAAAACTAGAAGATGCAGCACCACTCGCTAGAGCGTTATACAACGGTGGCCTAAAAGCACTTGAAATTACGCTACGCACGCCTGTTGCAGTTGAAGCTGTAAAACTAATGAAAGCAGAAGTTCCAGACGCTTATGTTGGTACAGGTACAGTGGTTGATAAAGCAAGCTTTGATGCTTCAGTAGAAGCAGGCGCTGATTTTATGGTTAGCCCAGGTGTAAGTGATGAATTATTAGCATTAGCTAAAAATTCAGACATTCCCTTTTTACCAGGTGCAGCAACTGCGAGCGAAGTTATGCAGTTAGCAAGCCATGGCTTTAAGTATTTAAAATTCTTCCCAGCTGAAGCTGCTGGCGGAACAGCAATGCTTAAGTCGATTGGTGGCCCATTACCACATATTACTTTTTGCCCAACAGGTGGCATTAGCCTAGCAACCGCACCTAACTATTTAGCACTTAATAACGTTATTTGTGTTGGTGGTACGTGGATGCTAGATAAGCAACTAATTGAAAACAAAGACTGGCAAGCCATTGAAGCGCTTGCTCGACAAGCAAGTGAAGTTAAATAG
- the gap gene encoding type I glyceraldehyde-3-phosphate dehydrogenase has protein sequence MINVAINGYGRIGRNVLRALYESAQNSEIKIVAINDLAPANVNAHLTQFDSVHGQFSQKVTLEDNTMLIGDDVITLTQERDPANLPWKELNVDIVLECTGFFTKREDAAKHITAGAKKVIVSAPGKDLDATVVHGVNSDVINADSNIISNASCTTNCLAPIAKAINDTVGIEQGSMTTIHAYTNDQNLSDVYHPDLYRARSATQSMIPTKTGAAAAVGLVLPELAGKLDGMSVRVPTINVSLVDFTFITKRDTTAEEINEVMKAAATGSMKEILEYNELPLVSIDFNHNPASSIFDATQTKADGKLVKVMAWYDNEWGFSNRMLDQVKALGQYL, from the coding sequence ATGATTAATGTAGCAATTAATGGCTATGGCCGTATCGGTCGCAACGTATTACGTGCACTTTACGAGTCAGCACAAAACAGTGAAATTAAAATTGTAGCAATTAACGACTTAGCACCGGCTAACGTAAATGCACACTTAACACAATTTGACTCAGTTCATGGTCAATTTTCTCAAAAAGTAACACTTGAAGATAACACCATGTTAATTGGTGATGACGTAATTACTTTAACGCAAGAGCGTGACCCTGCAAACTTACCGTGGAAAGAGCTAAACGTAGATATCGTTTTAGAATGTACAGGTTTTTTCACTAAGCGTGAAGACGCCGCTAAGCATATTACAGCAGGCGCTAAAAAAGTTATTGTATCAGCACCAGGTAAAGACTTAGACGCAACGGTAGTACACGGTGTTAACAGCGATGTAATTAACGCTGATAGCAATATTATTTCTAACGCTTCTTGTACCACTAACTGTTTAGCGCCAATTGCTAAAGCAATTAACGACACAGTCGGTATTGAGCAAGGCAGCATGACTACAATCCATGCTTACACAAACGATCAAAACTTATCTGACGTCTATCACCCAGATCTATACCGTGCACGTAGTGCAACACAATCTATGATCCCAACTAAAACAGGTGCTGCTGCCGCTGTTGGCTTAGTACTTCCTGAGCTTGCGGGTAAATTAGACGGCATGTCGGTACGTGTACCTACTATCAATGTTTCTTTAGTAGACTTTACGTTTATTACTAAGCGCGACACAACAGCTGAAGAAATCAACGAAGTAATGAAAGCCGCAGCAACAGGTTCAATGAAAGAAATTTTAGAGTATAACGAGCTTCCGCTTGTATCTATTGATTTTAATCACAACCCTGCGTCGTCAATTTTTGATGCAACGCAAACTAAAGCTGATGGCAAACTAGTTAAAGTAATGGCTTGGTACGACAACGAATGGGGCTTCTCAAACCGCATGTTAGACCAAGTTAAAGCATTAGGTCAGTACTTATAA